From Thalassoglobus sp. JC818, one genomic window encodes:
- the prfA gene encoding peptide chain release factor 1: MFPSLETKLERFQELEKQLMDPEVLGKPSLMVEIQREYGGLKKVAEAVLEHRRLKADILAAEEMLEVETDRESREYAQAELDELQGSLEELEERLEEIVVAGDAITRGGLIMEIRAGTGGEEAALFANDLFQMYSRYVEVQGWKLELIEASHSDMGGFKEIVFSITGEGAFHQLQFESGGHRVQRVPETETQGRIHTSAATVAVLPEVSEVELEIKDDELQIDTMRAGGPGGQKVNKTESAVRITHLPTGIVVKCQDEKSQHKNKAKAMRVLRGRILEEKERQANAERAEERRTLIGTGDRSSRIRTYNFPDGRCTDHRIGLTLYKLDQIMQGNLTELIEAMLEFDRQEKLKKK; this comes from the coding sequence ATGTTTCCAAGTCTGGAAACGAAGCTTGAAAGATTCCAGGAGCTTGAAAAGCAACTGATGGATCCGGAGGTGCTTGGAAAACCTTCGTTAATGGTCGAGATTCAGCGAGAATACGGCGGATTGAAGAAAGTGGCCGAGGCAGTGCTTGAACATCGCCGCTTGAAGGCCGATATCCTCGCGGCTGAAGAAATGCTCGAAGTTGAGACGGATCGCGAGTCTCGCGAATACGCTCAGGCAGAACTCGATGAGCTTCAAGGAAGCTTGGAAGAGCTTGAAGAACGCCTCGAAGAAATCGTCGTTGCTGGTGACGCTATCACCCGCGGCGGATTGATTATGGAAATCAGGGCAGGCACAGGTGGGGAAGAGGCAGCCCTGTTCGCCAACGACCTGTTCCAGATGTACTCGCGGTATGTTGAAGTTCAGGGATGGAAGCTTGAACTCATCGAAGCGAGTCATTCAGACATGGGCGGCTTCAAGGAAATTGTCTTTTCGATCACCGGGGAAGGTGCGTTTCATCAGCTGCAGTTTGAGAGTGGTGGCCATCGTGTTCAGAGAGTTCCCGAAACGGAAACTCAAGGGCGGATTCACACGAGTGCTGCAACGGTCGCTGTGTTGCCGGAAGTTTCCGAGGTCGAGTTAGAGATCAAAGACGACGAACTCCAGATCGACACCATGCGAGCTGGCGGTCCCGGCGGTCAAAAGGTCAACAAGACGGAAAGCGCCGTCCGAATCACGCACCTTCCGACCGGGATTGTCGTGAAGTGCCAGGACGAAAAGAGTCAGCACAAAAACAAAGCCAAGGCGATGCGCGTCTTGCGTGGTCGTATTCTTGAAGAGAAGGAGCGACAGGCGAACGCGGAACGCGCCGAAGAGCGTCGAACTTTGATCGGGACCGGCGATCGAAGCTCCCGCATTCGAACGTACAATTTTCCCGACGGACGATGCACTGATCACCGGATCGGCCTCACTCTTTATAAACTCGATCAGATTATGCAGGGGAACCTGACTGAGTTGATCGAAGCGATGCTGGAATTTGATCGACAGGAAAAGCTGAAGAAGAAGTGA
- a CDS encoding type B 50S ribosomal protein L31 has product MKDGIHPDYHPVVFHDVGADFKFLTRSTMSSKETIKWEDGNEYPLVTVDISAASHPFYTGKMKYVDSAGRVEKFQKKYGWGKKSAE; this is encoded by the coding sequence ATGAAAGACGGCATTCACCCAGACTATCATCCCGTCGTGTTCCATGATGTCGGGGCGGACTTCAAGTTTCTGACTCGATCGACCATGTCGTCCAAAGAGACGATCAAGTGGGAAGACGGCAATGAGTATCCACTCGTGACAGTGGATATCAGTGCTGCATCGCACCCGTTCTACACTGGAAAAATGAAGTACGTCGACTCCGCTGGTCGCGTCGAGAAGTTCCAGAAGAAATATGGCTGGGGCAAAAAGTCGGCCGAGTAA
- the folK gene encoding 2-amino-4-hydroxy-6-hydroxymethyldihydropteridine diphosphokinase, with the protein MNDLPDVNPIYRVFVTLGSNISPEENLPAAVRQLRHFAKVVRVSSVWISSPVGFLDQAAFANAAVLVETNLSARDLKFQVLRTIESNLGRVRDPSNKNGPRTIDLDIAFFGDAVITEDGLTIPDPDIPGRPFLSRPLCELDPEFVHPQLNITLRELDAQVPGRGDLKRSDDIVL; encoded by the coding sequence ATGAACGACCTCCCGGACGTTAATCCAATTTATCGGGTCTTCGTGACTCTCGGTTCCAACATCTCACCCGAGGAAAACTTGCCAGCTGCGGTTCGGCAGCTGAGGCATTTCGCCAAGGTGGTCAGGGTCTCTTCAGTCTGGATTTCCTCACCGGTCGGTTTTCTTGACCAGGCAGCATTCGCGAATGCGGCCGTTCTCGTTGAAACGAACCTGTCTGCCCGCGATCTCAAATTTCAAGTACTGCGGACAATCGAATCAAACCTTGGAAGAGTTCGAGATCCGTCGAACAAGAATGGGCCACGAACGATCGATCTCGACATCGCGTTCTTCGGGGACGCTGTGATCACTGAAGATGGCTTAACGATTCCGGATCCAGATATCCCCGGGCGACCGTTTCTCTCGCGCCCGCTCTGCGAACTTGACCCTGAATTTGTGCATCCTCAACTCAATATCACGCTTCGCGAGTTGGATGCACAAGTGCCGGGCCGGGGCGATCTCAAACGGAGCGACGACATCGTGCTGTGA
- the folB gene encoding dihydroneopterin aldolase has protein sequence MADYIEIKDLLVRTIIGVNAEEREKRQDVLINLKFEVDLRAAGESDSMNDAVNYKTICKQVLHFTEKSSFLLVEKLAAEIAWISLSDSRVQRVWVTVEKPGALRFSRSVGVTIERCQKDRPS, from the coding sequence ATGGCGGATTATATTGAGATCAAAGACTTGCTCGTACGCACAATTATTGGTGTGAATGCGGAAGAGCGTGAGAAACGTCAGGACGTTCTCATCAACTTGAAGTTCGAAGTCGATTTACGGGCTGCCGGCGAATCGGACAGCATGAATGATGCTGTCAATTACAAGACCATATGTAAACAGGTGTTGCATTTCACCGAGAAGTCGAGTTTTCTGCTCGTCGAAAAACTGGCCGCTGAAATTGCCTGGATCAGCTTGTCGGACTCCCGCGTCCAACGCGTTTGGGTGACTGTAGAAAAGCCGGGAGCATTACGCTTCTCTCGCTCCGTTGGGGTCACAATCGAGCGTTGTCAAAAAGATCGACCAAGCTGA
- a CDS encoding SDR family oxidoreductase, producing the protein MILSGRNAIVTGGAVRIGREIGRSLAKAGVNVCVHYGSSEGEAQAAVDEFTALGVQAMKVSADLQHPVEASRAIVSAARSALGEITLLVNCAAIFESGTLASTTVESWDRHSNINLRSPFFLTQELVNNLENGTAAVVNLIDWRGTTPVAGHCAYTMSKAALVAQTKILAQELGPSVRVNGVAPGAILPAPGESESDFQAKARLNPLNQTGDPRMIAESVLFLLQSDFITGEILHVTGGQQLTVLN; encoded by the coding sequence ATGATTCTGTCAGGCAGAAATGCAATTGTCACGGGCGGAGCGGTTCGAATCGGCAGAGAAATCGGACGTTCACTGGCCAAAGCTGGCGTGAATGTCTGCGTGCACTACGGATCTTCCGAAGGTGAAGCTCAGGCAGCGGTCGACGAGTTCACTGCTCTCGGCGTTCAGGCGATGAAAGTTTCCGCAGACCTGCAACATCCTGTGGAAGCTTCCCGGGCAATTGTCTCAGCAGCTCGATCAGCACTCGGAGAAATCACGCTTCTCGTAAACTGTGCCGCGATTTTCGAGTCGGGGACTCTTGCTTCAACCACTGTCGAGTCTTGGGATCGGCACTCGAACATTAACTTGCGTTCTCCGTTTTTCTTGACTCAGGAATTGGTGAACAATTTAGAAAACGGGACAGCTGCCGTTGTGAATCTCATCGATTGGCGAGGAACAACACCCGTTGCTGGTCATTGTGCGTACACGATGTCCAAGGCAGCCTTGGTGGCACAAACCAAGATCCTGGCTCAAGAACTCGGGCCATCTGTCAGGGTGAATGGAGTGGCGCCCGGGGCAATCTTGCCAGCTCCGGGGGAATCGGAAAGCGACTTCCAGGCGAAAGCCAGGCTTAATCCGCTGAATCAGACTGGCGATCCACGGATGATCGCGGAATCGGTTCTATTTCTGCTTCAGTCAGACTTTATTACGGGAGAGATTTTGCATGTCACCGGCGGGCAACAACTCACTGTTTTGAATTGA
- a CDS encoding glycosyltransferase, which yields MQEPSSVPPKPKSPRKIAFCITDLDNGGAERALLQLVTRLDRTRWTPRVYCLSKPGELVAEFEQHGIEVKCRTRSRRFDPTIISWLTKDLREFEPDIIQGFLFHGNIASRLAGARAKIPIKIAGHRVAERGRRWHLKIDRLTSRWVDHHVCVSQGVADFITQQLSLDPQHVSVIPNGVTETTSSSTTLSDQTHSIRAEFQLAPETLIVLAAGRLHPQKGFSDLLNAFRIVRDNHSGFHLLIAGEGPQKQELETQIRDLKLEDCVTLIGYRSDLSTLMQQVDLFVLSSLWEGMPNVVLQAMECGLPVVTTEVEGVPDVIESNLHGVVVPIGAVPELAAACTEILSDPKLAEQLGRNAQNHVREHFTWAKTASMYEHLYECLISDQMYNNAR from the coding sequence ATGCAAGAACCTTCTTCCGTTCCGCCTAAACCGAAGTCGCCTCGGAAAATTGCATTCTGTATCACCGATCTGGACAACGGAGGCGCAGAGAGAGCACTGCTGCAGCTTGTGACGCGACTGGACCGGACTCGATGGACTCCACGAGTTTATTGCCTCAGCAAACCAGGAGAACTGGTCGCAGAATTTGAACAGCACGGCATCGAAGTGAAGTGCCGGACACGATCACGACGATTCGATCCAACTATTATTTCGTGGTTGACGAAAGACTTGAGAGAGTTCGAACCGGACATCATCCAAGGCTTTCTCTTTCATGGAAACATCGCCAGTCGACTCGCTGGGGCACGAGCCAAGATCCCTATCAAAATTGCGGGGCACCGAGTGGCTGAGCGGGGTCGACGCTGGCACTTAAAGATCGACCGCTTGACGAGTCGCTGGGTCGATCATCATGTCTGCGTCAGTCAAGGCGTTGCCGATTTCATCACTCAGCAACTCTCCCTTGATCCCCAGCACGTCAGTGTGATTCCCAACGGAGTCACGGAAACAACGTCATCTTCAACGACTCTTTCCGATCAGACGCACTCGATTCGCGCTGAGTTCCAGCTTGCCCCGGAGACGCTGATTGTGCTCGCTGCAGGTCGACTTCATCCGCAGAAGGGGTTTTCAGATCTCCTTAATGCGTTTCGAATCGTTCGAGACAATCACTCTGGCTTTCATCTTCTGATCGCTGGGGAAGGTCCGCAAAAACAGGAACTCGAGACACAAATTCGCGACCTGAAACTGGAGGACTGCGTCACTCTGATCGGGTATCGATCTGACCTGTCGACGCTCATGCAGCAGGTTGATCTCTTCGTTCTCTCGTCGCTGTGGGAGGGAATGCCGAACGTCGTCCTGCAGGCCATGGAGTGCGGTCTTCCAGTGGTCACAACTGAAGTGGAAGGTGTCCCGGACGTAATCGAATCGAACCTCCACGGCGTCGTTGTCCCGATCGGAGCTGTCCCCGAACTCGCTGCTGCATGCACGGAGATTCTGAGCGATCCGAAACTGGCGGAACAGCTCGGCAGAAACGCACAAAACCATGTGCGAGAACACTTTACGTGGGCAAAGACGGCTTCGATGTACGAGCATCTCTACGAATGTCTGATCTCTGATCAAATGTACAACAACGCGCGCTAA
- a CDS encoding glycine--tRNA ligase → MDKVVSLCKRRGFIFQDSEIYGGQNGFWDYGPLGTELKRNVRESWWHDMVSGHDPIDAPEGAPQAFQMVGVETTIIMNPQVWKCSGHYDLFVDKMVDCKEAKKRYRHDHVNGRWVTSKRKADGEAAEPKRVFVTAVGEEAEIQDRALSFFGLKKKYVDRLEWEGDVQSLTKISVDEYSSVVGPDASEAGTLTAPRDFNLMFRTIIGALGTEDDAAFLRPETAQGIFVNFKNVVDSSRVKLPLGICQIGKSFRNEITPRNFTFRSREFEQMEIEFFCHPDQSQEWYTYWRNRRFAWYTSLGIQSDNLILREHHKDELAHYSVGTADIEYAFPFLPEGEYGELEGVAHRGDFDLRSHMEGKLKATDEGTLEVELNEHGQPKYRGSGKDLTYFDDQIRERFIPHVIEPSAGADRATLAFLCEAYFEDQQPDEKGKMQSRVVMRFHPRLAPIKAAVFPLVKKDGQPEKAKEIYRALKAAGIAATYDEQAAIGRRYRRQDEIGTPWCLTVDGETLENGTVTIRDRDSLEQTRISVDDVVDEIAKRLRA, encoded by the coding sequence ATGGACAAGGTTGTTTCGCTTTGTAAGCGACGCGGTTTCATCTTTCAGGATTCGGAAATCTACGGAGGCCAGAACGGGTTTTGGGACTACGGGCCGCTCGGGACGGAACTCAAGAGAAACGTCCGCGAATCCTGGTGGCACGATATGGTCTCCGGGCACGATCCCATCGATGCTCCGGAAGGGGCTCCGCAGGCGTTTCAAATGGTCGGTGTAGAAACGACGATCATCATGAATCCGCAAGTCTGGAAATGTAGCGGCCATTATGACCTGTTCGTGGACAAGATGGTCGACTGCAAGGAAGCCAAGAAGCGATATCGACACGATCACGTCAACGGGCGATGGGTGACATCCAAGAGAAAAGCTGACGGCGAAGCTGCTGAACCGAAGCGGGTTTTTGTCACCGCAGTCGGTGAAGAAGCGGAAATTCAGGATCGCGCCCTCAGCTTTTTCGGCCTGAAAAAGAAGTATGTCGATCGGCTCGAATGGGAAGGGGACGTCCAAAGCCTGACCAAAATCTCCGTCGATGAATATTCAAGCGTTGTTGGACCTGACGCGTCGGAGGCAGGCACGCTGACCGCTCCGCGCGATTTCAATCTGATGTTCCGAACGATCATCGGAGCACTCGGAACCGAAGACGATGCAGCTTTTCTCCGACCGGAAACCGCTCAGGGGATTTTCGTCAACTTCAAGAACGTGGTCGATTCCAGTCGAGTGAAGTTGCCACTGGGAATTTGTCAGATCGGAAAGAGTTTTCGAAACGAAATTACTCCTCGGAACTTCACGTTTCGATCGCGAGAATTCGAACAAATGGAGATCGAGTTCTTCTGCCATCCCGACCAGTCGCAAGAGTGGTACACGTATTGGCGGAATCGTCGTTTCGCGTGGTACACAAGCCTCGGAATTCAAAGCGACAATCTCATCCTTCGAGAACATCACAAGGATGAACTCGCGCACTATTCCGTCGGAACGGCGGATATCGAATACGCGTTTCCATTTCTTCCGGAAGGAGAATATGGCGAACTCGAAGGTGTCGCCCATCGTGGTGACTTTGACCTTCGCTCACACATGGAAGGCAAACTCAAAGCGACCGACGAGGGAACGCTTGAGGTCGAACTGAACGAACATGGTCAGCCAAAGTATCGTGGATCTGGAAAAGACCTGACGTACTTCGATGATCAAATTCGCGAGCGGTTCATTCCTCACGTCATCGAACCGTCAGCCGGTGCAGATCGCGCGACGTTGGCGTTTCTCTGCGAAGCGTATTTCGAAGACCAGCAGCCCGACGAAAAAGGGAAGATGCAAAGCCGGGTTGTCATGCGGTTTCATCCACGACTGGCACCGATCAAGGCAGCGGTCTTTCCGCTCGTCAAAAAGGACGGCCAACCGGAAAAGGCCAAGGAAATTTACCGGGCTCTGAAAGCAGCCGGGATCGCAGCCACTTACGACGAACAGGCAGCGATCGGACGTCGATACCGACGTCAGGACGAAATCGGAACTCCCTGGTGCCTGACAGTCGACGGAGAAACTCTTGAGAACGGAACAGTGACAATCCGTGACCGTGATTCGCTGGAGCAAACCCGAATTTCAGTCGACGACGTCGTCGATGAGATCGCGAAGCGGCTTCGAGCTTGA
- a CDS encoding pitrilysin family protein: MHKQSIQVHQLDNGLTLLIEQMKHVQSAAFTLMTPAGVAYEPNGKNGTAAAALDLMTRGAGGRSSREITAALDSLGVQGNDSAGWNFLSFSGAALAENVAEAIPIYAKILREPLLPEDQFLAVINGTLQSLLAIEDDPQRKVFVELRKLCYDAPWGRPSDGTLDDIRSLTYDDLVSHVQQKVRPNGALIGVAGNVDPVRIQETIEACFADWEALPEPQFEVTPAANGIHHIDHESTQTHIGLAFPGVQYGSPDYLTAWAAVSILSGGSSSRLFTEVREKRGLCYSVYATLNSLLTEGRVLAYAGTTTERAQETLDVMMTEIRKLGDGIEDAELRRCKARAKSALIMQQESTGARASSIARDWFHLHRVKTLEEIHSEVEAITVEQIQDFLKRHPLENPTLLTIGAKPLELKS, encoded by the coding sequence ATGCATAAACAATCAATTCAGGTTCATCAGCTGGACAACGGTCTCACGCTTCTCATCGAACAGATGAAACACGTGCAATCGGCAGCCTTTACACTGATGACGCCAGCTGGAGTGGCTTACGAACCGAATGGCAAAAACGGAACCGCTGCCGCTGCTCTCGATTTGATGACCCGCGGGGCTGGCGGACGTTCCAGTCGTGAGATCACCGCAGCTCTCGATTCTCTCGGCGTGCAGGGGAACGACAGTGCCGGCTGGAATTTCCTCTCGTTCTCAGGCGCAGCCTTGGCTGAGAATGTCGCGGAGGCGATTCCGATCTATGCGAAAATCCTTCGGGAACCGCTGCTGCCAGAGGATCAGTTTCTGGCGGTCATCAATGGGACGTTGCAGAGTCTGCTCGCTATTGAAGATGACCCGCAACGGAAAGTCTTCGTCGAACTCCGCAAACTGTGCTACGACGCCCCATGGGGACGTCCCAGCGACGGAACACTTGATGACATCCGATCGTTGACCTACGACGATCTCGTTTCGCATGTCCAACAAAAAGTCCGCCCGAATGGTGCCCTGATCGGCGTCGCAGGCAACGTTGACCCTGTTCGAATTCAAGAAACCATCGAAGCTTGTTTCGCCGACTGGGAAGCTCTCCCCGAACCACAGTTCGAAGTAACTCCCGCAGCGAACGGAATTCACCACATCGACCACGAGTCGACACAGACTCATATCGGGCTGGCATTTCCCGGAGTTCAGTACGGAAGCCCCGACTATCTGACTGCCTGGGCTGCGGTCAGCATTCTCAGTGGAGGCAGCAGTTCCCGACTCTTCACCGAAGTTCGCGAGAAGCGCGGACTCTGTTATTCCGTGTACGCCACTCTGAACAGCCTGCTCACCGAAGGCCGTGTTCTGGCTTACGCAGGAACCACGACCGAACGAGCACAGGAGACTCTGGACGTCATGATGACGGAAATCCGCAAACTCGGCGACGGCATCGAAGACGCTGAACTTCGACGATGTAAAGCACGAGCGAAGAGCGCCCTCATCATGCAACAGGAATCGACAGGGGCTCGTGCATCGTCGATTGCGAGAGACTGGTTCCATCTCCATCGAGTGAAGACGCTGGAAGAAATTCACTCCGAAGTGGAAGCGATCACCGTCGAGCAGATCCAGGACTTCTTGAAACGGCATCCACTGGAGAACCCAACGCTCCTCACAATCGGAGCCAAACCGCTGGAACTCAAGAGCTAA
- the lysS gene encoding lysine--tRNA ligase, whose amino-acid sequence MATPQKIDRFEKARLEKLNKIVELGHDPFGQRFDGHISISAARQECPEESGVNGEKVRVAGRIVLRRKAGKLRFFDIKDSSGKIQLLFSRGDLSPEQWELMGQLDLGDLIGIDGSMRRTDSGEVSIWVEELTVLCKSLTQPPEKHHGVTDVETLLRHRELDLIYTEGVRDKLVLRSQIINSVRSTLGQQQFTEVETPVLHAIAGGAAARPFTTHHNALDIDLYLRIALELHLKRLMVGGIERVYEIGRVFRNEGIDATHNPEFTMIEIYQAYGNYESMMDLTEAIIADAARVVLKASGTDVENERLVLPWGDKSIDFTPPFQRKTYAELFEQHAGCSMSDAEAVQKKAQELGAQGQIKPEFLAQMESGHIHPDVIVSEVFEACVEDALEGPVFVIDYPASICPLTKRKQSDPQIAERFELFVHGMELANAYTELNDPKLQEQLFLTQLEGLSEEDSMAKMDHDFISALKVGMPPAGGLGIGIDRLVMLLTNSHSIRDIIFFPLLRPETVANKEDTTKGEE is encoded by the coding sequence ATGGCGACACCACAAAAGATCGATCGATTCGAAAAAGCCCGGCTCGAAAAGCTCAACAAGATCGTCGAACTCGGTCACGACCCTTTCGGCCAGCGTTTTGACGGGCACATTTCGATCAGCGCTGCTCGACAGGAATGCCCGGAAGAAAGCGGCGTGAATGGCGAGAAGGTTCGCGTCGCTGGCCGCATCGTGCTGAGACGAAAAGCGGGCAAGCTGCGATTCTTCGACATCAAAGACTCATCGGGGAAAATTCAACTCCTCTTCTCACGAGGAGATTTGTCTCCAGAGCAATGGGAGCTGATGGGGCAACTCGACCTCGGAGATCTCATCGGCATTGACGGATCAATGCGTCGAACCGACTCCGGGGAGGTTTCGATCTGGGTCGAAGAGTTAACCGTGCTTTGCAAGTCGCTCACCCAACCTCCAGAAAAGCACCACGGAGTAACAGACGTTGAAACTCTGCTCCGGCATCGTGAACTCGACCTCATCTACACAGAAGGAGTTCGAGACAAACTGGTGCTGAGAAGCCAGATCATCAACTCCGTGCGATCCACTCTTGGTCAGCAGCAGTTCACCGAAGTCGAAACTCCGGTACTGCACGCTATCGCTGGCGGAGCGGCAGCTCGACCGTTTACGACTCATCACAATGCCCTCGACATCGATCTGTATCTCCGGATCGCGTTAGAGCTTCACTTAAAGCGACTGATGGTTGGCGGCATTGAACGTGTTTATGAGATTGGACGCGTCTTTCGAAATGAAGGAATTGACGCAACGCACAATCCCGAATTCACGATGATCGAAATCTATCAAGCGTATGGAAACTACGAATCGATGATGGACCTCACCGAAGCCATCATCGCCGATGCTGCGCGAGTCGTCCTGAAAGCTTCAGGCACGGACGTTGAGAACGAACGATTGGTCCTTCCATGGGGAGACAAGTCGATCGACTTCACTCCGCCCTTCCAGCGTAAGACGTACGCCGAACTCTTCGAACAGCACGCAGGATGTTCAATGAGCGACGCGGAAGCTGTGCAAAAGAAGGCGCAGGAACTCGGAGCGCAAGGACAAATCAAACCCGAATTCCTCGCTCAAATGGAGTCCGGACACATTCATCCGGATGTCATCGTCAGCGAAGTCTTCGAAGCGTGCGTCGAAGATGCACTCGAGGGACCGGTCTTCGTGATCGACTACCCTGCATCAATCTGTCCGCTGACGAAACGCAAGCAAAGCGACCCGCAAATCGCCGAGCGTTTTGAACTGTTCGTTCACGGAATGGAACTCGCGAATGCGTACACAGAACTGAACGACCCGAAGCTTCAGGAACAGCTGTTTCTGACCCAACTCGAGGGACTTTCGGAAGAAGACTCGATGGCGAAGATGGACCACGATTTCATCTCTGCACTCAAAGTGGGGATGCCACCAGCAGGCGGATTGGGAATCGGGATCGATCGGCTTGTGATGTTGCTCACCAACAGCCACAGCATCCGTGACATCATTTTCTTCCCACTTCTTCGCCCGGAAACTGTTGCCAACAAAGAAGATACAACTAAGGGAGAGGAATAA
- the csrA gene encoding carbon storage regulator CsrA produces MLVLSRKKNESIVIDENIVITVVEIRGDKVRLGIQAPREVPIHRSEVYEALMKLNESNSGDDVPVPDQV; encoded by the coding sequence ATGTTGGTTCTCTCTCGGAAGAAGAACGAGAGTATCGTCATTGACGAGAACATCGTAATCACCGTGGTTGAAATCCGTGGTGATAAAGTTCGACTTGGGATACAGGCGCCGCGCGAAGTCCCGATTCATCGCAGCGAAGTCTACGAAGCTCTGATGAAGCTGAACGAGTCCAACTCCGGAGACGACGTCCCGGTTCCCGATCAAGTTTAA
- a CDS encoding MFS transporter, translated as MNTAQEAPSAPQSSHSTSDMIMFWGCFIALITTAFAFFSRMYLCDVRFESDFGLEKVAIGALKGAGVWPFAISIILFSLVIDRIGYRVAMIFSFICYAIYLVLACMAYGAIQGVSGEELAAAQDRGHNLLYLGSIILALGNGTVEAFINPIVATMFSKEKTKWLNILHAGWPGGLVVAGIITIAMADTAKTGDWRLVLGTIAIPAVIYFIMLFNAKFPVSEREQAGVSYREMLAEFGAFGAFVGFGLIFMQLGEVFGWHLSVSGVLAAIVAVAFGAYTQSFGRGILAFLIVIMMPLATTEIGTDGWISGLMEKPMEAAGYNPGWVLVYTSAIMMVLRFFAGPIVHKLSPIGLLIVSSVLAIAGLLALSQTGSSGIAVIFVAATLYGIGKTFFWPTMLGVTAEQCPKGGALTLNAISGIGMIAVGVLGFPLIGALQEKTASAELAVTSPETAEEVLVAKSYMGFDYEAIDPDKKKEITGEEEVAALAAADKAGQFDALAKMAVFPAFMLVCYLILGAYFKSKGGYQAEVLTGHAAKDEEFTGGVEGPADM; from the coding sequence ATGAACACCGCGCAAGAAGCGCCAAGCGCGCCTCAGTCATCGCATTCCACAAGCGATATGATCATGTTCTGGGGCTGTTTCATCGCGCTGATTACGACCGCATTCGCATTCTTCAGTCGAATGTACCTCTGCGATGTTCGATTCGAGAGTGATTTTGGACTTGAGAAAGTGGCGATCGGTGCCCTCAAGGGAGCTGGTGTTTGGCCATTCGCAATTTCGATCATCCTGTTCAGTCTTGTGATTGACCGAATCGGCTATCGCGTTGCAATGATTTTCTCGTTCATTTGCTATGCAATTTATCTCGTTCTCGCATGCATGGCCTATGGAGCGATTCAGGGTGTATCCGGCGAAGAACTCGCCGCAGCCCAGGACCGGGGACACAATCTTCTGTACCTCGGAAGTATCATTCTCGCACTCGGCAACGGAACAGTTGAAGCGTTCATTAATCCGATCGTTGCGACGATGTTCAGCAAAGAAAAAACAAAGTGGTTGAACATCCTCCATGCTGGATGGCCGGGTGGACTCGTCGTCGCAGGTATCATTACCATCGCAATGGCTGACACAGCAAAAACCGGTGACTGGCGACTCGTCCTCGGAACGATCGCAATCCCGGCTGTCATCTACTTCATCATGCTTTTCAATGCGAAGTTTCCTGTCAGCGAGCGTGAACAGGCTGGGGTCAGCTATCGCGAAATGCTTGCTGAATTCGGAGCATTCGGAGCGTTTGTTGGCTTCGGCTTGATCTTCATGCAACTCGGTGAAGTCTTTGGATGGCACCTAAGTGTGTCAGGCGTCCTCGCTGCAATCGTCGCTGTTGCTTTCGGTGCCTATACACAAAGCTTCGGCCGAGGGATTCTTGCGTTCCTGATCGTCATTATGATGCCTTTGGCAACCACTGAAATTGGAACAGATGGCTGGATCAGTGGACTGATGGAAAAGCCAATGGAAGCTGCCGGATACAATCCAGGTTGGGTTCTCGTTTACACATCTGCGATCATGATGGTTCTTCGATTCTTTGCAGGACCAATTGTCCACAAACTCTCACCAATCGGCCTTCTGATTGTCAGTTCCGTACTTGCAATTGCTGGTCTCCTTGCATTGTCACAAACGGGGAGTTCCGGAATCGCGGTCATCTTCGTTGCAGCGACACTTTACGGAATCGGCAAGACGTTCTTCTGGCCAACAATGCTTGGTGTCACCGCAGAACAGTGTCCCAAGGGCGGTGCTTTGACACTGAATGCAATTTCCGGAATTGGAATGATTGCAGTGGGTGTTCTCGGATTCCCTCTGATTGGAGCCCTCCAGGAGAAGACTGCGAGTGCTGAACTCGCTGTAACTTCACCGGAGACAGCAGAAGAAGTTCTGGTTGCGAAGTCTTACATGGGCTTCGACTACGAAGCGATTGATCCGGATAAGAAAAAGGAAATCACCGGAGAGGAAGAAGTTGCTGCTCTGGCAGCTGCTGATAAGGCTGGACAGTTCGATGCACTCGCCAAGATGGCTGTCTTTCCGGCGTTCATGCTTGTCTGCTACTTGATCCTTGGTGCTTACTTCAAATCGAAGGGTGGATATCAGGCAGAAGTCCTGACAGGACATGCTGCCAAGGATGAAGAGTTTACTGGTGGAGTTGAAGGTCCGGCGGATATGTAA